A stretch of the Mesorhizobium huakuii genome encodes the following:
- a CDS encoding amino acid ABC transporter substrate-binding protein, whose product MKTMKWGAAALALGLVHFSAPAQAAGGKTLETVKARGVLNCTGHDGSYLGFAEVDDKGNWKGMDIDLCKAVATAVFGDPTKLKVVPISWAQRWPALQSGDVDIIIKASGGTLSRDTELGLQFSMSYYLGTTKVMAHKELNLKSLKDAAGGTICIPAGTSQEQQVAAYTAKLGIKLEPVLIEKTEELEQAYFSGRCDLYAQWGPTLAIARIAKGKVEDHVILPDVLAVEPEVMIMRQGDDNWVDIANWTLSTLIFAEQEGITSKNVDEIKAKPTSPQVAKFLGVTPGMGKGLGLSDDWAYKVIKNVGNYGEIFDRDLGKGSPYKMDRELTNLWNNGGVLFPLVID is encoded by the coding sequence ATGAAGACGATGAAATGGGGGGCTGCGGCCCTGGCCCTTGGCCTCGTGCATTTTTCAGCGCCGGCGCAAGCTGCTGGCGGCAAGACGCTCGAAACGGTCAAGGCACGCGGCGTGCTGAATTGCACCGGCCATGACGGCTCCTATCTCGGCTTTGCCGAGGTGGACGACAAGGGCAATTGGAAGGGCATGGACATCGACCTCTGCAAGGCAGTGGCCACGGCGGTGTTCGGCGATCCGACGAAGCTGAAGGTCGTCCCGATCAGTTGGGCGCAGCGCTGGCCGGCGTTGCAATCGGGCGATGTCGACATCATCATCAAGGCATCGGGCGGCACGCTCAGCCGCGACACGGAACTCGGGCTGCAGTTCTCCATGTCCTACTACCTCGGCACGACCAAGGTGATGGCGCACAAGGAACTCAATCTGAAGTCGCTCAAGGATGCCGCGGGTGGCACGATCTGCATTCCCGCCGGCACCTCGCAGGAACAGCAGGTCGCCGCCTACACGGCCAAGCTCGGCATCAAGCTCGAGCCGGTGCTCATCGAAAAGACCGAGGAACTCGAACAGGCCTATTTCTCGGGACGCTGCGATCTCTATGCGCAGTGGGGCCCGACGCTGGCCATCGCGCGCATCGCCAAGGGCAAGGTCGAAGACCATGTCATCCTGCCCGACGTGCTGGCGGTCGAGCCCGAAGTGATGATCATGCGGCAAGGCGACGACAATTGGGTTGACATCGCCAACTGGACGCTGAGCACGCTGATCTTCGCCGAGCAGGAAGGCATCACCTCCAAGAATGTCGACGAGATCAAGGCCAAGCCGACCTCGCCGCAAGTGGCCAAGTTCCTCGGCGTGACGCCAGGCATGGGCAAGGGTCTCGGGCTCTCCGACGACTGGGCCTACAAGGTGATCAAGAATGTCGGCAATTACGGCGAAATCTTCGATCGCGACCTCGGCAAGGGCTCGCCCTACAAGATGGACCGTGAGCTGACCAATTTGTGGAACAATGGCGGCGTCCTGTTCCCGCTGGTCATCGACTGA
- a CDS encoding LysR substrate-binding domain-containing protein, which translates to MTGKLRLPSLNALRVFHAVAQHKSFRQAADELLVTPQAVGQQIKLLEDTLQVTLFERKGRSIELTESAILLSHYVKAGFDEFSEGVRRVTKSTYRDRINLNASPYFATHYLLPRLSLFREILPGADLRLTTMVDLPDFGRDDIDMTVQWGYGNWPDYETTLLVPDPKIICCTPAIGEKIKSARDLTKFTLLDTVKSKRLWPDILRHLGVELTEGDRSISFDDAATMRRATLQGIGVGLVSVIDAEEDFRAGMLVAPIGRDAIADMRPEEVPGFYLVVPRGHLRVKAVAALHRWLAQQDWRSDLTIPLPKPTPLSE; encoded by the coding sequence ATGACCGGCAAGCTGCGCCTTCCCTCGCTGAACGCGCTTCGCGTCTTCCACGCCGTGGCGCAGCACAAGAGCTTTCGACAGGCCGCGGACGAATTGCTGGTCACGCCGCAAGCGGTCGGCCAGCAGATCAAGCTCTTGGAAGACACGCTTCAGGTGACACTGTTCGAGCGCAAGGGCCGGTCGATCGAACTGACCGAGTCCGCCATCCTTCTGTCGCACTACGTCAAAGCCGGCTTCGACGAGTTTTCGGAAGGTGTACGCCGCGTCACCAAGTCGACCTACCGCGACCGCATCAACCTGAATGCGAGCCCATATTTCGCCACGCACTATCTGCTGCCCAGGCTTTCGCTGTTCCGGGAAATCCTGCCGGGCGCGGATCTGCGGCTGACGACGATGGTCGACCTGCCCGATTTCGGGCGCGACGACATCGATATGACGGTGCAGTGGGGCTACGGCAACTGGCCAGACTACGAGACCACGCTGCTGGTGCCGGACCCGAAGATCATCTGCTGCACGCCGGCGATCGGCGAAAAGATCAAGTCGGCGCGCGACCTGACGAAGTTCACGCTGCTCGACACCGTCAAGTCGAAGCGCCTGTGGCCGGATATATTGCGCCACCTCGGTGTGGAACTGACCGAAGGCGACCGCAGCATCAGCTTCGATGACGCGGCGACGATGCGCCGGGCGACCCTGCAAGGCATCGGCGTGGGCCTGGTTTCCGTCATCGACGCCGAAGAGGATTTCCGGGCGGGCATGCTGGTCGCGCCGATCGGCCGCGATGCCATCGCCGATATGCGGCCGGAGGAAGTTCCGGGTTTCTACCTCGTCGTCCCGCGCGGACATCTGCGCGTGAAGGCGGTGGCCGCCCTGCATCGATGGCTGGCCCAGCAAGACTGGCGAAGCGACCTCACCATCCCCTTGCCGAAACCGACCCCGCTTTCCGAATAG
- a CDS encoding SDR family NAD(P)-dependent oxidoreductase, with product MKDLSVLIVGGGAGLGALLAEMAVAAGAAKIGIIDINQEAAESALAPAKAKGLPTAAAACDIQVGPQCHTAFDAIVAKLGRVDTLINCAAIYPRRPLLEISDADWDASNGINIKGTYHMMVAAVRHMQAQQPKAHVRGRIVNLTSVDAFKAHPQNAHYAATKAAVVSLTRSFAHHVAKDGILVNSVAPAGMATEKAKALGFLEELAKASPLGRGAEPAEIAEWVLMTGGPKNTYMTGENVIVSGGYIYA from the coding sequence ATGAAGGATCTTTCCGTTTTGATCGTTGGCGGCGGTGCCGGCCTCGGCGCCCTCCTGGCCGAAATGGCCGTGGCGGCCGGGGCGGCGAAGATCGGCATCATCGACATCAATCAGGAGGCCGCCGAATCCGCGCTCGCGCCGGCGAAGGCCAAGGGCCTGCCAACAGCGGCGGCGGCATGCGACATCCAGGTCGGCCCGCAATGTCACACCGCATTCGACGCCATCGTTGCCAAGCTCGGGCGCGTCGACACGCTTATCAATTGCGCCGCGATCTATCCGCGCCGCCCGCTTCTGGAAATCAGCGACGCCGATTGGGATGCCTCCAACGGCATCAACATCAAGGGCACCTATCACATGATGGTGGCGGCGGTTCGCCATATGCAGGCGCAACAGCCGAAGGCGCATGTACGCGGCCGCATCGTCAACCTGACCTCCGTCGACGCCTTCAAGGCGCATCCGCAGAACGCCCATTATGCGGCGACCAAGGCCGCCGTCGTCAGCCTGACGCGATCCTTCGCCCATCACGTGGCCAAGGACGGCATTCTGGTGAACTCGGTGGCGCCGGCCGGTATGGCCACGGAGAAGGCAAAAGCGCTCGGCTTCCTGGAGGAACTGGCCAAGGCAAGCCCGCTCGGCCGCGGCGCCGAGCCGGCCGAGATCGCCGAATGGGTGCTGATGACCGGTGGCCCGAAGAACACCTACATGACCGGTGAAAACGTCATTGTTTCAGGTGGTTATATCTACGCCTGA
- a CDS encoding SDR family oxidoreductase, translating into MTTAFITGATSGIGRAMAIALSDAGYEVYAVGRSQAALKALQAERPGIVPIAVDITDREALEAVLADLTIDVLINNAGIMPPLGNFADMKISDIDTTLEINLSAAILLTRLVVPQMRERQSGHILFTGSVAGHAAFSNIAVYAATKAAISGFAAALRADLSPSGIRVTEIVAGRVETQLYQDILGAEARAAMYASKVVQPDDVARMVVAVLALPAWADVTRFDIMPTWPTSPSGTK; encoded by the coding sequence GTGACGACAGCCTTCATCACAGGAGCGACAAGCGGCATAGGGCGGGCCATGGCGATCGCGCTGAGCGATGCCGGCTACGAGGTCTATGCGGTCGGGCGCAGCCAGGCCGCGCTCAAGGCGCTGCAGGCCGAGCGGCCCGGCATCGTGCCGATCGCCGTCGACATCACAGACCGCGAGGCGCTGGAGGCGGTTCTGGCGGATCTCACCATCGACGTGCTGATCAACAATGCCGGCATCATGCCGCCGCTCGGCAATTTCGCCGACATGAAGATATCAGATATCGACACGACGCTGGAGATAAACCTCAGCGCGGCGATCCTGCTCACCCGCCTCGTCGTACCGCAGATGCGCGAGCGGCAGTCCGGCCACATATTGTTCACCGGATCCGTCGCCGGCCACGCGGCCTTCTCCAACATCGCCGTCTACGCAGCCACCAAGGCGGCGATATCAGGCTTTGCCGCAGCACTCCGCGCCGACCTCTCCCCGTCAGGCATACGCGTCACCGAAATCGTCGCCGGCCGTGTCGAGACGCAGCTCTACCAGGACATCCTCGGCGCCGAGGCGCGTGCCGCCATGTACGCCAGCAAAGTGGTGCAGCCGGACGACGTGGCCAGGATGGTGGTCGCGGTGCTTGCACTGCCCGCATGGGCCGACGTCACCCGTTTCGACATCATGCCGACCTGGCCGACATCGCCAAGCGGCACCAAGTAA
- a CDS encoding ISAs1 family transposase has protein sequence MRVAPLPGTLLSLFSQIPDPRRGQGQMYPQAPILLFTVLAMLAGAVSYRQVHAFIRIHLVRLNGVFGVSVRKAPAYSTVRFILRGLDGAEVERVFRQHAAGLPTPPAQEPDDAMPDDVMPACVAIDGKTLRGSFDAFNDRKAAHLLSAFASDGQIILGHLAIDEKSNEIPAAQDLIATLGLTGRMFTLDAMHAQKNLRRSPGHG, from the coding sequence ATGAGGGTTGCACCGTTGCCCGGCACATTGCTGTCATTGTTTTCGCAGATCCCCGATCCACGCCGTGGCCAGGGGCAGATGTATCCCCAGGCGCCGATCCTGCTGTTCACGGTGCTGGCGATGCTGGCCGGGGCGGTTTCGTATCGTCAGGTCCACGCCTTCATCCGCATCCATCTTGTCCGCCTGAACGGCGTGTTCGGGGTCTCGGTGCGAAAGGCCCCAGCCTACTCGACGGTGCGGTTCATCCTTCGCGGTCTCGACGGGGCGGAGGTCGAAAGGGTGTTCCGCCAGCATGCGGCCGGCCTGCCGACGCCCCCGGCCCAAGAGCCGGACGACGCCATGCCGGACGACGTCATGCCGGCGTGCGTGGCCATTGACGGCAAGACGCTGCGCGGCAGCTTCGACGCCTTCAACGATCGCAAAGCGGCGCATCTGCTGAGTGCTTTCGCCAGCGATGGTCAGATCATCCTCGGCCATCTGGCGATCGATGAGAAGAGCAACGAAATCCCCGCCGCCCAGGACTTGATCGCCACGCTGGGCCTGACCGGGCGCATGTTCACTCTCGACGCCATGCATGCCCAAAAAAACCTTCGCCGTAGCCCTGGCCACGGGTAA
- a CDS encoding ISAs1 family transposase, whose translation MPKKTFAVALATGNHLLVQLKENQPNLDDEIRAIVDSRTPSDTASSRDTVRSRQEDRTVDVFPVGKALVDSEWQPFVKTIIRVTRQTWLRSAATGMWQPRGEVSYYISSEQGLPAKTWAAIIRGHWGIENRNHYVRDVSCDEDRSRIRDNPGIMARARSFALNILRHNGTKNVAQALWNGALSLDLILAYKAL comes from the coding sequence ATGCCCAAAAAAACCTTCGCCGTAGCCCTGGCCACGGGTAACCATCTGCTGGTTCAACTCAAGGAGAACCAGCCCAATCTGGATGACGAGATTCGCGCCATCGTCGACAGCCGCACTCCCAGCGACACGGCCTCCTCACGCGACACAGTGCGATCCCGGCAGGAGGATCGAACCGTGGACGTCTTTCCCGTCGGCAAGGCCCTCGTCGACAGCGAATGGCAGCCCTTCGTCAAGACCATCATCCGCGTCACCCGCCAAACTTGGCTCCGCAGTGCCGCCACGGGCATGTGGCAGCCGCGCGGCGAGGTCTCATACTATATCTCCTCCGAACAGGGTCTCCCCGCCAAGACTTGGGCCGCCATCATCCGAGGCCACTGGGGCATCGAGAACCGCAACCACTATGTCCGCGACGTGTCCTGCGACGAGGACCGCAGCCGTATCCGCGACAACCCCGGCATCATGGCCAGAGCCCGCAGCTTCGCCCTCAACATCCTGCGTCACAACGGCACGAAAAACGTCGCTCAAGCCCTCTGGAACGGCGCTCTCTCCCTCGATCTCATCCTCGCTTACAAGGCTCTGTAA
- a CDS encoding FadR/GntR family transcriptional regulator → MTKRKPLSTVVAESLSEKIRSGSLLPGAQLPTEAELCAEYDVSRTVVREAVARLRSEGMVVPQQGRGMFVSETPAPRNFSIPDEALRTLPETIALLELRLSVEVESAGLCAERRTDAEASGIRALMEQVDAQQADPAVVQIHYDYDFHLAIAKAARNEFIHGFLAYLRPMIVPRFQLGYVVTPERKDSYYTRIHNEHRTIVDAIERQDGRAARQAMRKHLHNSLGRVRALARASGVEATEAEQKAAAASLFTDMKRPSPTGG, encoded by the coding sequence ATGACGAAGCGCAAGCCGCTTTCCACCGTCGTGGCGGAGAGCCTGTCGGAAAAGATCCGTTCCGGATCGCTGCTTCCCGGCGCGCAATTGCCGACCGAGGCGGAGCTTTGCGCCGAATACGATGTCAGCCGCACGGTTGTGCGGGAAGCGGTGGCACGGCTGCGCTCCGAAGGCATGGTCGTGCCGCAGCAGGGGCGCGGCATGTTCGTCAGCGAAACACCGGCGCCGCGCAATTTCTCGATCCCCGACGAGGCGCTGAGGACCTTGCCAGAAACCATCGCCTTGCTAGAATTGAGGCTAAGCGTCGAGGTGGAGTCCGCCGGGCTCTGCGCGGAACGGCGAACCGATGCGGAGGCCAGCGGCATCCGCGCGCTGATGGAACAGGTCGACGCCCAGCAGGCCGATCCGGCCGTCGTCCAGATCCACTACGACTATGATTTCCACCTGGCGATCGCCAAAGCGGCGCGCAATGAATTCATCCACGGCTTCCTCGCCTATCTCAGGCCGATGATCGTTCCGCGCTTCCAGCTCGGCTACGTGGTCACGCCGGAGCGCAAGGACAGCTACTACACGCGCATCCACAACGAGCACAGGACAATCGTCGACGCCATTGAAAGGCAGGACGGCCGCGCCGCGCGCCAGGCCATGCGCAAGCACCTGCACAACAGCCTCGGGCGTGTGCGGGCGCTGGCCCGAGCTTCCGGCGTCGAGGCGACGGAGGCGGAGCAGAAGGCGGCAGCGGCCTCGCTGTTCACCGATATGAAGAGGCCCTCGCCCACCGGCGGATAG
- a CDS encoding RidA family protein — MSDIKRFDFDTRIHHGVIHNGTLYLTGQVARPGQSAADQMREVLGKIDALLAKAGTDKTRILHVQMWLDDVRDFDEVNTVWDAWIPKEHAPARSSGEGRMAKPGMLVELIVTAAV; from the coding sequence GTGAGCGACATCAAGCGTTTCGACTTCGACACCCGCATCCACCACGGCGTCATCCACAATGGCACGCTCTACCTCACCGGCCAGGTCGCGAGACCGGGCCAGTCGGCCGCCGACCAGATGCGCGAGGTGCTCGGCAAGATCGATGCGCTGCTGGCCAAAGCAGGCACGGACAAGACCCGCATCCTGCACGTGCAGATGTGGTTGGACGATGTCAGAGACTTCGACGAGGTCAACACGGTGTGGGACGCCTGGATACCGAAGGAGCATGCGCCGGCGCGCTCTTCCGGCGAGGGACGGATGGCCAAGCCCGGAATGCTGGTCGAGCTGATCGTCACCGCGGCGGTTTGA
- a CDS encoding SDR family NAD(P)-dependent oxidoreductase, with product MAETLTAVVIGGTSGIGRAIALRFAEDGYQVVVAGRDATRGKEAASACETAGAPRALFVQTDVAEAASVEALAQAVSAAFGTPHVVVNCAGILQSGKHVLDQDLDEDEKMWRVNYRGTLLGCQMFGRLMSAAGRGAILNVGSLASFAPLSLPAYTPGKHAVLALTQILAAELGPHGVRVNAVAPGYTLSDGLKARIAKGERNPEAIQATTALRRFVEPRDVAEAALFLCSDRAASITGVTLPVDAGWLVQAPYAQYLQGNPIRQTPAI from the coding sequence ATGGCTGAGACATTGACGGCTGTCGTCATCGGCGGCACTTCCGGCATCGGCCGCGCGATCGCGCTGCGCTTCGCCGAGGACGGCTACCAGGTGGTCGTCGCCGGCCGGGACGCGACACGAGGCAAGGAGGCGGCCAGCGCCTGCGAGACGGCGGGCGCGCCGCGCGCGCTGTTTGTCCAGACCGATGTCGCCGAAGCCGCCTCGGTGGAGGCGCTGGCTCAGGCCGTCAGCGCTGCGTTCGGCACGCCGCATGTCGTGGTCAACTGCGCCGGTATCCTGCAGAGCGGCAAGCATGTCCTCGACCAGGATTTGGACGAGGACGAGAAGATGTGGCGGGTGAACTATCGCGGCACGCTGCTGGGGTGCCAGATGTTCGGCCGGCTGATGTCGGCGGCCGGACGCGGCGCGATCCTCAATGTCGGCTCGCTCGCCTCCTTCGCGCCGCTGTCGCTGCCCGCCTACACGCCTGGCAAGCACGCGGTCCTGGCGCTGACACAGATCCTCGCCGCTGAACTCGGCCCGCATGGGGTGCGCGTCAATGCGGTCGCGCCCGGCTACACACTGTCCGATGGGCTGAAGGCCAGGATCGCCAAGGGCGAGCGCAATCCCGAAGCGATCCAGGCCACGACGGCGCTGCGCCGCTTCGTCGAGCCGCGCGACGTTGCCGAGGCGGCGCTGTTCCTCTGCTCGGACCGTGCAGCGTCGATAACCGGCGTTACCTTGCCTGTCGACGCCGGCTGGCTCGTCCAGGCGCCCTACGCCCAATATCTGCAAGGCAATCCCATCCGGCAAACGCCGGCAATCTGA
- a CDS encoding shikimate dehydrogenase family protein, with translation MRGTGKADVFVMLAHPVGHAKSPGMFNEIFEQKGLDSLMVPLSCRPEDFDTFWAGLTAAENIRGVIISVPYKVAVYHKCSAAHDRAARVESANSVRRMPDGSWYADNFDGVGFIDGLKAGGHQIAGRRILQVGAGGAGASLTYCLAEAGAAEIRLADIDRGRAEKLAALVSKSFPKCRIEVGQPDPSGMDMAINATPSGLKASDPLPMDVTKLTPDMTVVDIIMEPAETALLKAAKEIGCRVQPGRPMMDFQVEAMAEFFDIERRDRSHG, from the coding sequence GGCCCATCCCGTGGGCCACGCCAAGAGCCCCGGCATGTTCAACGAGATCTTCGAGCAGAAGGGCCTCGACAGCCTGATGGTTCCGCTGAGCTGCCGCCCGGAGGATTTCGACACCTTCTGGGCCGGCCTCACCGCGGCCGAGAACATCCGCGGCGTCATCATCTCGGTGCCGTACAAGGTCGCGGTCTACCACAAGTGTTCCGCCGCGCATGACCGCGCGGCGCGGGTCGAGAGCGCCAATTCCGTGCGGCGGATGCCCGATGGAAGCTGGTACGCCGACAATTTCGACGGCGTCGGCTTCATCGACGGGCTGAAGGCAGGCGGGCATCAGATCGCCGGCCGCCGCATCCTCCAGGTCGGCGCCGGCGGCGCCGGCGCTTCGCTGACCTACTGTCTGGCCGAGGCAGGCGCGGCGGAGATCCGGCTGGCCGACATCGACAGGGGACGCGCGGAGAAGCTGGCCGCGCTGGTCAGCAAGTCCTTTCCAAAATGCCGTATCGAGGTTGGCCAACCCGATCCGTCCGGCATGGACATGGCGATCAATGCCACGCCTTCCGGGCTGAAGGCCAGCGATCCGCTGCCCATGGATGTGACGAAGCTGACGCCCGACATGACGGTCGTCGACATCATCATGGAGCCGGCCGAGACAGCGCTGCTGAAGGCAGCCAAGGAGATCGGCTGCCGCGTCCAGCCCGGACGCCCGATGATGGATTTCCAGGTTGAAGCCATGGCCGAATTCTTCGATATCGAGCGCAGGGATCGTAGCCATGGCTGA